The DNA segment TAGACTGGGCATCGCCCCAAAGGTCTTCAATTCCATAAAATTCGCGCTTTTCAGTTTTAAATATGTGAACTACGATATCAAAATAATCAAGAATGATCCAGTCGGCATGTTCCAGTCCTTCTTTTCTCCATGGATTAGTTTGAGTTTTTTTATAGATTTCTTCCTCTACACTATCGGCAATTGCTTTAACTTGTGTTGCGGAATCTGCATTGCAGATGATAAAGTAATCAGAAACAGAACTATTGAGCGCTCTTAAGTCCAATCTTACGATGTCGTTTCCTTTTTTTTCCTGGATGCCGTGTACAGCGATCTCTGAGAGGTATGTAGAAAGGTTTCCAATTTTCTTTTTTACCATTAAAATGTTTTAATTTTGATAAACAAATATACAATCAACACTTGCAAAATAACACTTTTTCAACATTATTTGTTGGTCAAAATTTGATCAGATTATCTGAGGTTGATTCTACCAATAACTTTTTAAAAGCTAAGGCGTCAAATTCCGAGCCATTACCCGAAGGAACTGTTATTATGGCAGATAATCAATTTGCGGGGAGGGGGCAGCAGGAAAACACCTGGTATGCAGAACCTGGGGCAAGCCTTACTTTCAGCATTTACCTGTGTCCGCTTTTCTTGCCTGTTTACAGCCAATTTCTGTTGAATATGGCAGTCAGCCTTGGGGTTAAAGAGGCGCTGGCAGGCTTTCTGGGCGATTCCCTGAAAATAAAATGGCCTAACGACCTGTATGATAACGATCAGAAAGTTGCAGGGATTTTGATAGAAAACATCATTTCCGGATCTCAATATAAGGCCAGCATTGTAGGCATAGGGGTTAACGTGAACCAGGTAAATTTTGATCCTGTGCTGTTAAACAGAGCGACGTCTTTAGCTAAAATTTTACAGCGGGATGTTAATTTAATGGAAGTATTGGCAATTATTTGCGAAAACATCGAAGCAGAATACCTTAAATTAAAAGCAGGGAATTTTAAGATGTTGCAATACAATTACATTAATGGCCTGTATAAATTCAATCAACCGGCGTTTTACCGCCATAATGACGAACAGTTTGAGGGGACGATAACAGACGTAACCGGGAACGGACAGCTGGTAATCTTATCGGAGGGGACTGAAAAGCAGTTTAATTTTAAAGAAGTAGAATTTTTAAATAACATTTAAAGATTATAGCTAATTTCACGGCCTTGTAGAATACTGTTTAAAACCGGCTGAAAACTAAATGAACAAGATTAAAAATATAGGAGTATTAACTTCCGGCGGTGACGCCCCGGGAATGAATGCTGCCATTAGGGCAGTTGTTAGAGCGGCAATTTACTATGATTTGGAAGTTACAGGTATTTTAAGGGGTTATGAAGGCTTGGTTCATGGCGATTTTATCGAAATGAACAGAAAATCGGTAGCGAATATCATTCAACGGGGCGGAACTATTTTAAAAACTGCCCGTAGTGAAACGTTCAAGACCGCGGAAGGTCGTGAAATGGGATACCAGCAATTAAAAAAACACCATATAGATGCCCTGATCGTGATTGGTGGTGACGGGACTTTTACCGGGGCAAATTTATTTACGAATGAGTTTGATTTTCCGATAGTGGGCCTTCCGGGTACCATAGATAATGATTTACAGGGAACAGATTTTACGATTGGATATGATACGGCCATTAATACAGTCGTAAATGCGGTTGACAAAATAAGGGATACTGCTGAATCGCATGACAGGCTGTTCATTGTAGAGGTGATGGGCCGGGATTCGGGACTGATTGCTTTGAGAAGCGGTATAGGAGTGGGCGCTGAAGCGATCCTTATCCCGGAAGCGAACATGGGTGTGGAAGGCCTGATCCAGCGCCTGGAGAACGGGCGTAAAGACAAGGCCTCAAAAATTGTGATCGTTGCTGAAGGTGATGAAGTTGGCGGGGCTTTTAATGTTGGAGAAGCACTCAAACAAAAATTCCCGAACTACGACATCAGAGTCTCGGTACTGGGACATATACAGCGTGGTGGGAAACCAAGCTGTATGGACCGGGTTCTGGCAAGCAGGTTTGGCGTGGCCGCCGTTGAGGGGGTTTTGGCCGGACAGTCGGGCGTAATGGTTGGACAGGTAAACCGGGAGCTCATTTTTACCCCATTTGATCATGCCATAAAACATATTGATGCACAGCAGGTTAGTCCGGCCTGGTTAAAACTAGTAGAAATTTTATCTTTATAAATAAGAAATGGCCAGTTAACTGGCCATTTCTTATTCTTCTATAATCACAGCAGTACCTGTTGCAGCAACCATGAGCATGCTGCCGCCGCTGCCAACGGTTTCATAGTCCAGATCGACCCCGATAATTGCATTGGCACCCATTGCCGCTGCATATTGCTGCATCTCGTTTACAGCGGTATTTTTACCTTCGCGGAGAACCTGT comes from the Pedobacter heparinus DSM 2366 genome and includes:
- the pfkA gene encoding 6-phosphofructokinase yields the protein MNKIKNIGVLTSGGDAPGMNAAIRAVVRAAIYYDLEVTGILRGYEGLVHGDFIEMNRKSVANIIQRGGTILKTARSETFKTAEGREMGYQQLKKHHIDALIVIGGDGTFTGANLFTNEFDFPIVGLPGTIDNDLQGTDFTIGYDTAINTVVNAVDKIRDTAESHDRLFIVEVMGRDSGLIALRSGIGVGAEAILIPEANMGVEGLIQRLENGRKDKASKIVIVAEGDEVGGAFNVGEALKQKFPNYDIRVSVLGHIQRGGKPSCMDRVLASRFGVAAVEGVLAGQSGVMVGQVNRELIFTPFDHAIKHIDAQQVSPAWLKLVEILSL
- a CDS encoding biotin--[acetyl-CoA-carboxylase] ligase → MIRLSEVDSTNNFLKAKASNSEPLPEGTVIMADNQFAGRGQQENTWYAEPGASLTFSIYLCPLFLPVYSQFLLNMAVSLGVKEALAGFLGDSLKIKWPNDLYDNDQKVAGILIENIISGSQYKASIVGIGVNVNQVNFDPVLLNRATSLAKILQRDVNLMEVLAIICENIEAEYLKLKAGNFKMLQYNYINGLYKFNQPAFYRHNDEQFEGTITDVTGNGQLVILSEGTEKQFNFKEVEFLNNI
- the rsfS gene encoding ribosome silencing factor, whose product is MVKKKIGNLSTYLSEIAVHGIQEKKGNDIVRLDLRALNSSVSDYFIICNADSATQVKAIADSVEEEIYKKTQTNPWRKEGLEHADWIILDYFDIVVHIFKTEKREFYGIEDLWGDAQSTSYQSA
- a CDS encoding YbjQ family protein, which produces MLITTTNSIEGKKVVKYIGLVSGETIIGANIFKDIFAGIRDIVGGRSGSYEQVLREGKNTAVNEMQQYAAAMGANAIIGVDLDYETVGSGGSMLMVAATGTAVIIEE